Proteins encoded by one window of Deinococcus sp. KSM4-11:
- a CDS encoding ABC transporter ATP-binding protein: protein MIEVQGLEKRYGDTYAVRDLDLVFPDGQLTALLGPSGCGKTTTLRMINRLIEPTGGRVLLQGQDTRDLRPEALRRGIGYVIQQIGLFPHLNVAQNVATVPDLLGRDRRETARRVDELLALVGLDPATFREKKPAELSGGQAQRVGVARALAADPPVLLMDEPFGALDPLARDALQDAFREIQQRLKKTVVMVTHDIDEALRLGDRVALMNAGRLEQVGTPDELIHRPASDFVRQFLGEDATLRQLAGRAVAEFMTPGPVPENLPRIDAALNARSALSIMLRDGTDTLGVTQGGEPVGTVKWSALRAHEPRGA from the coding sequence ATGATCGAGGTACAGGGTCTGGAGAAACGCTACGGCGACACGTACGCCGTCCGCGATCTCGATCTGGTCTTTCCCGACGGGCAGCTCACGGCACTCCTGGGGCCGTCTGGGTGCGGGAAGACCACCACCCTGCGCATGATCAACCGACTGATCGAACCGACCGGAGGGCGCGTGCTGCTCCAGGGCCAGGACACCCGCGACCTTCGCCCGGAGGCGTTGCGCCGGGGCATCGGGTACGTCATTCAGCAGATCGGGCTGTTCCCACACCTGAACGTCGCGCAGAACGTTGCGACCGTGCCGGACCTGTTGGGCCGTGACCGCCGCGAGACCGCCCGTCGCGTGGACGAACTGCTGGCCCTGGTGGGCCTCGATCCGGCCACCTTCCGGGAGAAGAAACCCGCCGAGCTGTCGGGGGGCCAGGCACAGCGGGTGGGCGTGGCCCGCGCCCTGGCGGCCGATCCGCCCGTGCTGCTGATGGACGAACCCTTCGGCGCCCTCGATCCGCTGGCCCGTGACGCCCTGCAGGACGCCTTCCGGGAGATCCAGCAGCGGCTGAAGAAAACGGTCGTGATGGTCACGCACGACATCGACGAGGCCCTGCGCCTGGGCGACCGGGTCGCGCTGATGAACGCCGGCCGGCTGGAGCAGGTGGGGACGCCCGATGAGCTGATCCACCGCCCGGCCAGCGACTTCGTGCGCCAGTTCCTGGGCGAGGACGCCACCCTGCGGCAGCTCGCGGGCCGAGCCGTCGCGGAGTTCATGACGCCCGGCCCGGTGCCCGAGAACCTGCCCCGCATCGACGCGGCTCTGAACGCCCGCAGCGCCCTGAGCATCATGCTGCGCGACGGCACCGATACCCTGGGCGTCACGCAGGGGGGCGAACCGGTGGGCACGGTCAAGTGGTCTGCGCTGCGGGCGCATGAACCCAGGGGCGCGTGA